CGCGCGTTACCGGGTCATCCAGCTTTTTAACGGGGAAATGCCCGCGGAGAATTGGGAGCGTGTCCGGGCGCTAATCGTTCTCGGCGGGCCGATGAGTGCGGACGACGAAGATCGGTTCCCGTTTCTTCGCTGGGAAAAAAGAATAATCCGCGCTGCTATCGACGAAGCGGTTCCGATCCTGGGAGTTTGCCTAGGAGCTCAACTGATCGCGAACGCGCTCGGCACCGTCACTTATCACGGGCGTCTCAAAGAAATCGGCTGGAGCCCGATTTTCCTGACTCCTCACGGGCAGGTGGACTCGCTCCTGGGGTACCTGCCGGAGACCGCGACCGTTTTTCAATGGCATGACGACTCTTTCGAGCTGCCTTCGGGCGCCGTCAGGCTGGCTTCCTCGGCCCACTACGAGAACCAGGCTTTCCGTCTGGGAAAATCCGTTTACGGCTTGCAGTTCCACCTGGAGGTGACGCCGCGAACCGTGGAAAGATGGGTCGAACAGCGGTCGAAGGACCTCGCCGCCGCGCCCTACGTTCTGCGGGAAAAAATTCTGGCGGACACACCGAGCTACGCGCCCGCCCTGAAGTACTACGCCGACCGTTTTCTGTCCGAGTTCA
This sequence is a window from Candidatus Zixiibacteriota bacterium. Protein-coding genes within it:
- a CDS encoding gamma-glutamyl-gamma-aminobutyrate hydrolase family protein (Members of this family of hydrolases with an active site Cys residue belong to MEROPS family C26.); the protein is MEEVLVFQHDPFEDLGVFAEILEKQRARYRVIQLFNGEMPAENWERVRALIVLGGPMSADDEDRFPFLRWEKRIIRAAIDEAVPILGVCLGAQLIANALGTVTYHGRLKEIGWSPIFLTPHGQVDSLLGYLPETATVFQWHDDSFELPSGAVRLASSAHYENQAFRLGKSVYGLQFHLEVTPRTVERWVEQRSKDLAAAPYVLREKILADTPSYAPALKYYADRFLSEFIRRMSRRGPQRGDGGQAVA